In Chryseobacterium sp., the genomic window GATTCGGTCTTCGAGAAAAATCAAAGTAATAATAATACGGGAAAACTTCAAGATATATCAAGCGATTCAATAGAAAATGAAAACACAGAAGAAAAAATAATCAGGATAACTTCTGAAGAAGTTGCTCAAAGTATATTAAGAGAATTAAACATGTTTGAAGCAAAAGAACATTTTCTACAAAAAGGAATTACGCTGGGTAGTCTAGCAAAAAAGATAAAAACAAACCCCCGTTATTTGTCGGAAGTCATTAATATTTATAAGGGTAAAAACTTTGCAACTTACATAAATGATTTACGAATAGACCATGCTATTAACAGATTAGCAACTGACAAAAAATTTCGCTCCTACAAAATATCTTTTGTTGCGGAAGAATTAGGATATAATAATGAACAGGCATTTACATTGGCATTCAAAAGAAGAACAGGAACTCCCCTTGGGGTCTATTTAAAAGAAATTGAAAATAAAATAGACTTAACCGCTTAGCGACACACAATACTTATTATCAATATTTGCACTCAATAGATTCAAGAATTTATGCTTATAAATTCTTGAATCTATTGAGTGTATACTTGTGGAATTTTTGCTGTTCCTGCATCTTTGTTTCAAAGCAAATCACAATTGATTTTTTAATTTTCACAATAATAAATAATAGCGGAATCCGAAAAGCTTAAATAGAGTAGGAAAAAAATTATTTTAATATTTCTATGTTATGAAAAAAGAAATGCAATCAAAAAAATCCCTAGAATCCTTAAAAGGTAAAAAATTAGGTGATTTGAAATCTGTTTATGCAGGATCATTGTCTCTACAACCTAGTGATGCTAGCATGCTTGCAACTACTACGATTATGAACAATGGAGGTACGGCTGATGACGGATGTGATGATAAATCATAGGTAACAACAGTCTTACAAAAGAGGCTGTCTCTAAGTATTAAGAGCAGCCTTTTTCTTTTAAAATGTTTTAATAATTTAATATGATATTGATTTTATCTACTCCCAATGATGACGACACGAACTGGGTAATGGAACACTTGTCAATACTTGGTGAAAAACACATAAGAATTAACGATTTAGATTTATTTACTGGAAAAACAAAAATGTATGTTGAATTACAACCATTTCCTAAATTGTTTGTTGAAAATATTTTTTTTGGAAAAGTGGATATTTCAGATGTTAATTGTGTTTGGTATAGAAAATTTGGTTTTTTTAGAAAGTATAGAGAGCATATTAGATCCGAGACAAATATCGAAATGTTAGATTATTTGAAATCAGAGTACATATCAACATTAGATATTTTTTTTGAATTTTTAAAAGATAAAAAATGGCTTAACCATTATCTCAACGTAAATCAAATGACTAAAATTAGGTGTTTAATGACGGCTCAGGAATTAGGAATTAAAATTCCCCAAACGTATATAACCAACAATTCAAATAATTTAAACTACAATCAGTCATATATCACTAAATCTATAAAAGACGCTACAGTTTTAGATATAGAAGACAAAATATTCTACTTTTTCACCAATGAAATAGGAGAGAAAAAGATTCGTAGTTATGAAAATTTTTTTCCAAGTTTATTTCAAGAAAAAATTAACAAAGAATATGAACTTCGGATTTTTCACTTGAATGGAAAAAATTACAGTATGGCTATATTTTCTCAAACTGATAATCAAACAAGTACAGATTATAGGCAATACAATTATGTTAACCCTAATAGGCTTGTACCATATACACTTCCCAATGATGTGGATCAGAAAATATCTTCTTTGATGAAAAAATTAGGGTTGAACACGGGATCCCTGGACATGATTAAAGCTGATGATGGTGAATATTATTTTTTAGAAATAAATCCTTCCGGTCAGTTTAGAATGACCTCGTTTCCTTGTGGCTATAATCTTCATATTGAAGTTGCTAATTGTTTAAAAAATATGAATGTATGAAAAGAAGTCTATTAAAAGAAATGGGAACTAGTAAGAAGG contains:
- the gwsG gene encoding grasp-with-spasm system ATP-grasp peptide maturase, with amino-acid sequence MILILSTPNDDDTNWVMEHLSILGEKHIRINDLDLFTGKTKMYVELQPFPKLFVENIFFGKVDISDVNCVWYRKFGFFRKYREHIRSETNIEMLDYLKSEYISTLDIFFEFLKDKKWLNHYLNVNQMTKIRCLMTAQELGIKIPQTYITNNSNNLNYNQSYITKSIKDATVLDIEDKIFYFFTNEIGEKKIRSYENFFPSLFQEKINKEYELRIFHLNGKNYSMAIFSQTDNQTSTDYRQYNYVNPNRLVPYTLPNDVDQKISSLMKKLGLNTGSLDMIKADDGEYYFLEINPSGQFRMTSFPCGYNLHIEVANCLKNMNV